From the Deinococcus aestuarii genome, the window GAGCAGGGCCACGGACAGGGGCACGTACCAGGCGAAGGTGAGCAGCGTGGCCGCGACGATCCAGAGGCGCCAGCGGTGCCAGAAGCGCTCGAAGGGGACGTCACTCGACCCGAAGAACATGCCCAGCCCGAGCACCGGCAGGTACCACACGACCATCGTGGCCGGGAAGCGGAAGTTCAGGACGCCCGAACGGTTGAGCAGGTACACCAGCAGTTGCAGCCCGGCGGCGCCGACCAGCACCCACCAGAAGCGCGGCCTCCGGCGGAAGAGGGGCAGCAGGAGGGGCAGGATCAGGGAGAACTGCAGGGCGATCAAGAGGAAGTACAGGTGGAAGTACCCTTTCCCGTACTGGAGCCAGACCCGCCAGCGTTCCGGGTCCCCGAGAACTCCGGGCGGGTCCTGGGCCGTGAGCACGCGGAAGCCGACGTACGCCACCGTCCAGAAGAGGTACGGCACCAACACCTTCTGGAGGCGTGACCGGACATAGGCGCCGAGGTGGAACCGGCGCAGGGCGGACCGGGTGAGGACCAGGGCCGTGAGGAAGAGGAACGCCGGCACCACGAAGTGCGAGCCACGGTTGAGGACCATCAGGCCCTCGCCGAGCAGGGAGCCCGCCGCGGCGTGACGGATCGCCAGACCCGTCAGGTGGTGCAGCACCACCGCGAGGATGGTCACGCCGCGGTACACGTCGAGTTCGACCATCCGGGCGGGGCGCGCACCCGGCGCGGTCGTTGCCCCGGCCGCCGTCTCGCCCCGGTTCGCCTGCCCGGGCACCCGCGGCGGATCGCCAGGCTCCCCGGTCACGGGAGCGGTCAAGGGGTTCACGCCACCTCACTCGCCGTGAGGTCGGGGCTGGCCTCACGGCGTTCTAAGGCCGGGGTTCTGGGGAACGGGGGGTTCATTCCTCCTCCTGTCCCCCGGGTGGGAGACTACAGCAGGGCCTGGAGGTCGCGCACCAGCTCGCCCTCGTCGAGGCGGCCGTGCACGACCCGCTGGATGCGGCCATTCCGGTCGATGAAGACCGTGGTCGGCAGCGTGGCCCGGTACTCGTGCGTGGCGACGTCGCCCGGGTCTCGCCCCGTGAGCACGCCGAAGAGGAACTGCGCGTCGTAGCGGGCCAGTTCGTCGGGGGTCACGTGGGCGTGCAGGCTCAGCACCGCCAGGTCACGGTCCGCGTACTGGTACTGGTACAGGCGCAGCAACCGGTCGTTCGCCCGGCAGACCGTGCAGTGGACGTCCCCGAACAGCACGATGACCGCCTTGCCCCGCAGGTCGGAGAGGCGGACGGTCTCCCCGTCCACCGTGTGCAGGACGAAGTTGGGGGCCAGTTGGCCGGTTCGGGCCACCGGCCCGCCGCCACCCGCGAGGGCGGCGCCGAGGAGGGTCAGGACGGTGAGGCAGATGGCGGTATGGATTCTCATGTCTCCTCCCAAACAGCAGGTGAACGGTCCAGCCTGGTTGTACCGCCCGGACATGAGGGCAGGGAGGCCACCCGTTCACCCGGAGCGGCCAGCGTCCCGCAGGTGCGGTCCTCGTCCTGCCCCTGGACCTCCGCCCCACCTCGCCGTGACGCGCTCCTACGCCCCGAGCGCGCGGCTGGCGACCTGCTCGAAATGCAGCAGTTCCTTGCTTCTCGGGTAGGCCCTCAGGGCCCGCCTGGTCAGGTTCAGCGTCTTGCGGTGCTCGCCCGCCCGGGTCCACGCCTCGAAGGCCTCCTGCCGGTACAGGAGGTACATGGTTGGCACGCCGAGCGCCACCGCCCGGTCGAAGTTCCCGGAGGCCGCCGCGACCTTCCCCAGCCGGAGGTTCGCCTTGGCCAGCCCCCACCAGGCATAGGGATCGTTCGGGCGCGCCTTGACGTCCTGCTCCCCGTGGAGTCTGGCGTGCCGCCAGTTGGCCGCCACGTTGAAGTCCTCGCCCAGGGCCGCCCGCACCTGCGCCTCCTTTTCGGGCGGATACGCGACCAGGTACTCGCCGTTGTAGTACCGCCAGAGGTCCTGCACCTCCGCCGTGG encodes:
- a CDS encoding acyltransferase; its protein translation is MNPLTAPVTGEPGDPPRVPGQANRGETAAGATTAPGARPARMVELDVYRGVTILAVVLHHLTGLAIRHAAAGSLLGEGLMVLNRGSHFVVPAFLFLTALVLTRSALRRFHLGAYVRSRLQKVLVPYLFWTVAYVGFRVLTAQDPPGVLGDPERWRVWLQYGKGYFHLYFLLIALQFSLILPLLLPLFRRRPRFWWVLVGAAGLQLLVYLLNRSGVLNFRFPATMVVWYLPVLGLGMFFGSSDVPFERFWHRWRLWIVAATLLTFAWYVPLSVALLQGAPVSSAAYSLANWSYTTAASLALLGLAQVLTRAPAWLVRVLTSLGTVSLQVYLLHPAVLLFLERRGFPGDPAGFVFVLAAYGAVALAVPLAVARLLAGTRVAPWVFGR
- a CDS encoding TlpA family protein disulfide reductase encodes the protein MRIHTAICLTVLTLLGAALAGGGGPVARTGQLAPNFVLHTVDGETVRLSDLRGKAVIVLFGDVHCTVCRANDRLLRLYQYQYADRDLAVLSLHAHVTPDELARYDAQFLFGVLTGRDPGDVATHEYRATLPTTVFIDRNGRIQRVVHGRLDEGELVRDLQALL